GGCATGCATGAATGGTATGTGGGGAAAGTTGTGGCCTGAAAGTGTCAATgacttaaaataatttaaagataTTGTCCTCGCTGTGAAGAAAGATATCCTCGGCTTGGCAAAGAAAAGCAGGTTTTGATGAGGTGGAAGAAGCCAATGTTACACAACTTCTGCAATCACACGGAGAAGAGCTAACCAATGAAGATCTGATGCAACTAGAAGTGATGAGAGCAATGGAAGAGGGCCAAGTAAAAGAAACACCAATCCATCAAAATTTGACTGCCAAACATCCTTCTGAAGCTTTCCAAATTATTGAAGCTGGCTTGCAAATCCTTAGTGATGACGATCCTGACAGGAACGCAGCTCCAAAGTGCTTAGGGGAGTTGGTCTTGtaatgacttgctataaagaaatttaccaaaagcagtgggggggaaaggaaagcaaaacaatctctaaacgtgtttttttttttagttgttcagcaagaacagcaagaggagcagccagACGATCCACCCTCTTACTCGACCACCTCAACCGAGCTTCACAGTCATCAATTCTGAGTatagtattaaattgcttgtttaaaatggtttaaaatgtatACTGTATGTATATAGAATGTCTTGTATCTGATAAAAAGAATGTCCCTGGAacctacccctctcccccccactatTTATGTTAATTCTTACAGGGAAATTGGATTTCCTTAAAtatcacatttttcaggaacataactacaatgttaagtgaggagttactgtatgcgTATCTTGGCTAAGGGAAAACAATGAAGCTGAGGTCATGGTAACAACTTTCAAAATGGTCAACACTAAAGAGGGCAAGGAATTACTTTGGACAGCATACTGAGATATAAcaaagtaatgggatgaaattaagaaaaggaaaatttaggctgaacgtcaagggggaaaaaaacctggaTAGCAGTCTCTCAATGAGGTTTGATTGCTCATGACATTTATAACTAGATGAATGGAACCAGCACTCCAAAGTATACTAatgggaacaatcctgcattggtaggaaatggactagatgacttaatattttcctttcatctctaatttctatgattctcactAAAAAAACAAAGACGTCATTAGGCTGTTTTTGTATTGTGATCCAAGAACTGTATGTTTGTGTCATGATCTGCTTTCTTCAATTATAGTACACTCtggttcttaaaaagaaataaactcTAATGTTGAGAAAGATTTGAACACACAGAAATTTAACTGtctttcaaaatttcatttaaagGAAGCAGATAGTTACCTAACGTCCATGTCCCTTCATCAGCTATTGTGCAGTCAAAGAGTCTACCCTGAAAAAGACATTTACAAAGTTAAGTAGTTTATCAGTATCTGATtgatattagcaaaaagaaaaggagtacttgtggcaccttagagactaaccaatttatttgagcataagctttcgtgagctatagctcacttcatcggattactCCCAGTTTATACAGAAGTTTGAAAACTTCCTACAGTTTAAAAAGGAACAACCTGGCACTGAAAAGTTATTATTATACATAAGAAAGTAAAATTAATTATGAAAAAGAATTGCTTAATACAATAAAAATACCTGTCACTGTTTCAGTATCTCAGTGAAAGGGACTGtcttgggggggtgagggggggatttCCCATTTTAATGTGACTTCCCATCAAGGTTCCAgtatgtctgtaaagtgccatgcacacctatggcacaatataaataaattataatgatgCAAAGAATTGCTAATTACCAGCGCCAATGAGAAAGCAAATGGGCTTTCCaatgagaaaggaaagaaagtcaGAATGTTTTGAAGTACTACGATAAATCCTACAGTGTACAGTCTCTCTTAACAACTACTGAAACAAAAACTTTTAGACATATACCATAGAATTTACACTGCAACAACTTTGAAAAATTtctcatttctaatttttttttaattagaaagtTGATTCTTTCATTCCCATGGATATTCTACAATGCATCATCATTAAATGTGTTTTACTGTTTGCTAATGAAATACCTTGAAGACAAACTTTGTAATGTACTATTTGTAAGTAGATACAgtaacttaaaaatatttaagggaCAGTGCCAAGACAAATACAAATTTTATAAAGTATCagggagtagccatgttagtctgtatccacagaaacaacaaggagtccggtggcaccttaaagactaacagatttatttgggcataagctttaagAAGTGTTTTTtattatccacgaaagcttatgcccaaataaatctgttagtctttaaggtgccaccggactccttataAATTTTGTAGAAGTCATTACCTATGTTACCAAtacactatttttattatttattcgtACAGCACTTTGTACTGAAGGGGAAATGCAAGATCTCCATCTTCAAATGCTTAAATCAAATGAAATCAATTATGCTAATTTGAGGAGTGAACGAGTGGACCCCTATGCTTGTATTTCTACTCAGTTTCACTTAGGTTCTCATGTACTAGTAGAATACTACAGTTTGCATTTCAAGCATTGCAAGGAAGTATTTTAATTCCCTCAAAACTATTTTaactgttttgggttttttttagaaacTGCAAAACCAAACAAGAAAGGTGTACTAGCAGGtttcataaaaaagaaaaaaattaagacccTGGGCATAAAATTACTTAACTGTCTCTCTCCTAAATGGAAAATAATCAACCTCAAGGATTGAGAAATGAGACAATATTCTGAATTGTTTACAGTGTTGCTGTGGCCCTGTCAGTCCCAcaatattagagaaacaaggagggtgaggtaatatattttaagggaccaacttctgctgatgaaAAGACAAACTTGGGAGTTTAGACCAGCCTAGAccagaagagctgtgcaaactcGAAAGCTTTCTATATATTGCCTGACCCACCTTATCAGTCTAGTATTCTCAGTGTTAAATAGCCGACTCCCATTTACCTTGTGTATGGCCTTTCGCAGGTTTCCATTGGATTTTACAACaaacataattttttaaatctgaattccAAACTCTTTGCTGACACGGGTCGAAAATGTTCAGAGCTCCCTGCGCGAGCTGCATCCCAGCCACTAGACTCCCTATAGCCAAAGGAGATACTACTCAGAGGGCCACGTCAACGACACatgggcccccagccccccagtctcATACCACGGTGCTGGAAGCAGCGTCTCCCGCAAGGCTCCCCAGCAGTGCGAGCAAGGGCACGAAGAGTTACACGTTCCCCAGTGCAGCAAGGACCGGGTGTCAGCGAACCAGCGCCGGAGCAAGCGCACCCCGCCGCTCTTGACTGCCTGCAACAACTGCTGGGGCCTCCCCGCAGCTCTGCGGCccaggccaggccctgccccactggcAGCCTAGTCGGCcagcctcccccttcccagcGCTACCTTGAGCACCTCCTGCCCGCGCACGGCCAGCGCCAGGTGCCGGCTCTGCAGGCTGCACTGGATGTCCTTAGCCCGGGTGCCCGGCGGGACCTGCACCTCGATGAACACCTCCTCCAGGGTCTGGTACCAGCAGCCCCATGGAGTCGCGCAGGACACCACCCCGCTCCGCTCCTCAAAGGGGCCCGACATTGGACTCACGGGCCCCACCGCGCTCAACTAACTGCGCGCTTTTCCCGTCCCCTCCGAAAACAGCGCGACACGCATGCGCCGTCGCGGGCTAAGCAGGTTTTGCGCACTTTTCCGCTCGCGAGCCGACATCACTGGTTTCTCGTGGGATCTGGTGCGCATGCTCTAGGCAGAGGCTGTGACTGGCTGGGTGTCTCTACAGGCTTGCAGGCGGTGTTCTGTGATTGGCTGTCGGGGGCGAGTTAAGAAGGCGGTTGGCGGTTTGAATCTGAAGCGGAGAGTGGTCTCTGGGAGCGTGAGTGGCTGTAGCGGCGTGTGCAGCCATGGCCTTCCCTAAGGCTCCTCTCAAGCGCTTTAACGAGGCTGCTGGTGAGCGTGCGTGGGGCCCGCGCGCCGGGCCTGGTGGCGCCCTGGGCAGCTTGAGGGCGGACCTGGCAGTGCGGTGTGCAGTCGCTAGCCCCGGGTAGCCGGGGCGTCCCGTGGCCCTTCCGGGGAGGGTGCACCAGCCCGAGTAGGAAGGTTAAGGGTGCTCTGTGGCCTCGCAGGGGAGGc
This window of the Eretmochelys imbricata isolate rEreImb1 chromosome 8, rEreImb1.hap1, whole genome shotgun sequence genome carries:
- the NUDCD2 gene encoding nudC domain-containing protein 2 yields the protein MSGPFEERSGVVSCATPWGCWYQTLEEVFIEVQVPPGTRAKDIQCSLQSRHLALAVRGQEVLKGRLFDCTIADEGTWTLEDRKLIRIVLMKTNRDAGNCWTSLLENDYAADPWVQDQMQRKLTLERFQRENPGFDFSGAEISGNYSKGGPDFSKLEK